The Nitrospiraceae bacterium genome segment GAGGCAGCAGGATTTCAGTTCCCGGTTTCAAGGGAACTGAAGAGTTTTTGAAATTATTAAGTACAAGTATTGCCTTTGCAGTCACACCTGTTTTCTTGGCGATTTTTGATATAGTATCTCCCTTTTTAATAGTATAAAGTTCCAGAGTATATCTCTCGCTTTCAGGAATCCTGTTCATGTTTTCTATAAAAAGTTCTTTTGTATTTCTGGGGACCCTGAGTATGTATTCCGGAGTGTGAGGAGGAGTGCACCATCTCCTTAGTTCAGGATTCAACTCCTTGATTGTCTCAAGGCTTGTATTTGCACACTGAGCAGCAACATCAAGGTCAATAGGACTTTTTAAAGTCACTTCGTCATAATCAAAAGGTATGTGATACTCGATATCAGTGAATCCGAATGTTTCAGGGCTTACAGCTATCATGCTTGCTGCTATAAATTTCGGTACATAGTTTTTAGTTTCTTTTCTTATATAACGCGTTTTTAAAAGTGCCCAGTAGTCATCTGTCTTTGTACGATTGAGCGCCCTCATTATCTTTCCTTCGCCTGCATTGTATGCAGCCATGGCAAGATCCCATGATCCGAACATGCCATAAAGATCACTGAGGTAGTTTGCTGCTGCCATGGTGGATTTTATCGGGTCTCTTCGCTCATCTCTCCACCAATCTATTATTAATCCATATTTTTTTGCTGTCCCTGATATGAACTGCCATGGGCCGACTGCCCTTGCGCGTGAATAAGCATAGGGATTAAAACCGCTTTCTATTAATGAAAGAAAAACAATCTCTTCAGGTATGTTTTTGTTTTTGAGAATTTCCCTCATCATATCCAGATACTTTCCTGAGCGGCTTAACCAGAGAGCAAAATGATCTCTGAATCGGTCTGTGAAAAGAGAAAGGTTTTTATCAACAGCCTTGACTGCAGCAGGATTTGATTTATATGGTG includes the following:
- a CDS encoding transglycosylase SLT domain-containing protein — its product is MYKLRVIIVLIFALFSIAFVFAAETQGANTSEIQPVNPEKIFIDKPSLNTLPEITNLKTPAPLPLQDIKTTNIEIPPAKEIKLPEIEKKITVKSFSPSEPSITPYKSNPAAVKAVDKNLSLFTDRFRDHFALWLSRSGKYLDMMREILKNKNIPEEIVFLSLIESGFNPYAYSRARAVGPWQFISGTAKKYGLIIDWWRDERRDPIKSTMAAANYLSDLYGMFGSWDLAMAAYNAGEGKIMRALNRTKTDDYWALLKTRYIRKETKNYVPKFIAASMIAVSPETFGFTDIEYHIPFDYDEVTLKSPIDLDVAAQCANTSLETIKELNPELRRWCTPPHTPEYILRVPRNTKELFIENMNRIPESERYTLELYTIKKGDTISKIAKKTGVTAKAILVLNNFKNSSVPLKPGTEILLPPKEKFTADKEDKYEIKKGNRKSKKKTVKTNANDKMASNPLGNKKPLN